TAAGAATTAGTACTAGGATTAGTAAAAGCCATAAGTGCTGGTGAATGTTTTAGAATACCTCCTATAGCATATAAAGCTGTATCACTCAAACCAGAGTATCCATTCTCATCATAAAAAACTGGCTTCTCATCTTTAAATAATTGGAAATGAACATGCATTCCATTCCCTGCTTCACCAAATATTGGTTTAGGCATGAAAGTAACTGTCTTACCATTTCTAACAGCTTCATTTTTCAAGACATACTTAGTAAGCATTGTTCTATCAGCCATTTCCAATAAACCACTGAAACTCAATTCAAATTCAAGTTGTCCAGGTCCACCTACTTCTGGATGATGATATTTAACGGGTACGCCAAGTTCCTCAAGCATTATCATCATTTTATTTCTAAGATTATAATTGACATCATTAGGAATATCTACATGATATCCATCATGATGGCTAACTTTGAATCCCAGATTCTTAGTATCCCTGTTTCCCATATTCCAATCTGCTTGATCTGAATCCAAATAAACTTCCATATGGTTAGGAGTAGTTTTATATGAGATGTGGTCAAGGATGTAAAATTCAAATTCTGGTCCATATAAAGTTTTATCTGCTATACCAGTTTCCACCATATATTTCTCTGCCTTTTCGGCAACATATCTTGGGTCACCTTCAAACCTCTCAATTTTATCTCCTATTGCATAAATATTGCCAATCATAGTAATCGTAGGTACTTCATTAAAAGGATCTACAAATGCACTGCTTAAATCAGGAATAAAAACCATATCTGATTTTTCAACTGTTAAAAATCCATAACTTGAACCATCGAACCCAATACCATCTTCTAAAGTTTTTTCTGTGAATCTTGCTGTAGGAATTGTTAAATGATGCCATTTTCCCGCTAGATCAATTACTTTGAAATCAATTACTTTTATTTCGTGTATTTTGCAATAATTTTTCAGCTCACCTAAATTTTTAAACATATAGCATCCCCCTAAATCATAAGTTTTGGTAACTGCATTTTAAAACATATTATGTCTTATTACAACACGAAATAGCTTATATAATTATTAAATGAAATATTCCTTATTAAATTAATTTTATAGTGGAAATACTTGCTATAAAAAGCCAATTGGCTTCCAATACTAGTGATATATTTTAAAAACATTCACATCTCTCTCATCCGTTAAAACCAACCTATGGCGGGTAAACAAAAAGAGCATTTACTCCAAAGTAAATACTCTTTTCTTCAAATCATGTTTGTGGAAAATTTCACACCCCAAGGGGGGTCAGTGAAGATACGTCGTGGTAACCCAACTTCCTATTTTACAGTTACACTTACTGTATCCGTTACAACTTCATCAACACCACTAGCATCAATAACATCTGTTACAACTTCTACACCTAAAACATAATCATCTTCATCAACTAAAGTATTTTCAGCTATTTTAATCCTGTTTGCATTTGTAGTTAAAGCATTATCAAATGTAACTACTACTTGCCCACCTGTTATCTCTACAATGTCATTACTATCTAAAGGTTCGAAATTATTACCATCTGTTGCTATTTCTATATTTGATTTAAAATCATATATAAAATTAGTATACTCATTAATTTTTTTACTAAATGTTAACGTAACTATTTTATTAGTTTCATCGATTTCTGCACTTTGCAATTCTGGTATTAATTTCCATTCTCCAACTCCTGCGTCAATATCATTTTTAATAATATCTGAATCAATATTTTTTATTAGAATTTCCCCACTAGATGGATTGTTGCCAGATGTTTCATTTCCCTTATAAAATACCATTTTTCTTGTACCAGCATTTATCATCATATATTCCTCTCTTATGCATTCTTTAGAAAATGATTCTAACTGCTCATTATTTTCGTTATAACAATATAAGCCTGAAACGTCACTAATATTTTTAAGATTCATTTCATTTTCAACATAAATTGTATTAGAGCCACCACTTATATTTGCATACCAACCATCTTCTGCTACTATACTATCATTATCGTTATATTGTATAGTATTATTACCATAGTCATCAAGCTTCTTT
The sequence above is a segment of the Vallitalea longa genome. Coding sequences within it:
- the glnA gene encoding type I glutamate--ammonia ligase — its product is MFKNLGELKNYCKIHEIKVIDFKVIDLAGKWHHLTIPTARFTEKTLEDGIGFDGSSYGFLTVEKSDMVFIPDLSSAFVDPFNEVPTITMIGNIYAIGDKIERFEGDPRYVAEKAEKYMVETGIADKTLYGPEFEFYILDHISYKTTPNHMEVYLDSDQADWNMGNRDTKNLGFKVSHHDGYHVDIPNDVNYNLRNKMMIMLEELGVPVKYHHPEVGGPGQLEFELSFSGLLEMADRTMLTKYVLKNEAVRNGKTVTFMPKPIFGEAGNGMHVHFQLFKDEKPVFYDENGYSGLSDTALYAIGGILKHSPALMAFTNPSTNSYKRLVPGYEAPVSVCFATANRSSVIRIPGYAKKPGAKRFEFRPSDATCNPYIAFSALMMAMLDGIINKIDPTKEGYGPYDVNIFDLPDEEKAKIKGLPKSLEEAADELEKDYEFLLNGGVFTEGIVKDQLKRIRRDATKVNIMPNPIEFEMYYDL